The proteins below come from a single Hemibagrus wyckioides isolate EC202008001 linkage group LG22, SWU_Hwy_1.0, whole genome shotgun sequence genomic window:
- the mymk gene encoding protein myomaker isoform X2, whose product MGALIAKMLLPTISSLVFLPAASVATKRGFHMEAMVYFFTMFFTSIYHACDGPGLSVLCFMKYEILEYFSVYGTSVSIWVTLLALGDFEEPKRSTLTMFGVLTSAVRIYQDRWGYGIYSGPIGTAVLMITVKWLQKMKEKKGLYPDKSVYTQQVGPGCCFGALALMLRFYFEEWDYAYVHSFYHLSLAVSFVLLLPKKNRYAGTGRNVAKLNCYTLCCCV is encoded by the exons ATGGGAGCCCTTATTGCTAAGATGTTGCTGCCTACCATCAGCAGTTTGGTGTTTCTACCTGCAGCTAGTGTTGCCACAAAAAGAGGCTTCCACATGGAGGCCATGGTCTACTTCTTTACGATGTTCTTCACATCG ATCTACCATGCATGTGATGGACCAGGCCTGTCTGTTCTGTGCTTCATGAAATATGAGATTTTGGAGTACTTCAGCGTTTATGGTACATCAGTCTCGATATGGGTTACATTATTAG CTCTAGGAGATTTCGAAGAGCCTAAGCGCTCCACACTCACCATGTTTGGAGTGCTTACCTCTGCTGTGAGGATATACCAGGACCGCTGGGGCTACGGGATCTACTCTGGCCCCATCGGCACAGCTGTGCTCATGATCACAGTCaaatgg ttacaaaaaatgaaagaaaaaaagggccTGTACCCAGACAAAAGTGTGTACACTCAGCAAGTGGGACCAGGATGCTGCTTTGGAGCCCTGGCTTTGATGCTTCGCTTCTATTTTGAG GAGTGGGACTATGCTTATGTGCACAGTTTTTACCACCTGTCACTGGCAGTGTCCTTCGTACTTCTGCTTCCGAAGAAGAACCGCTATGCGGGGACGGGACGCAATGTAGCCAAACTCAACTGCTACACACTCTGCTGCTGTGTATGA
- the LOC131343021 gene encoding uncharacterized protein LOC131343021 isoform X2 — MSSKNLCEMDDSKKSEPKCPSSQQHALQKLFSETSEVKQSRHLCGDLIIKDKANTHYQAGIKAVDQLEFERAVICFTKAITLQTEQTQLYVARAEAYLQLCDFKSAALDYKHACNLEPQKKAHFHRLAFVYYLQGQCYCDRGMFLEALQSFAKAVELKPDFRPYHMRSLACLTALGRYSDAMRLVTNWLESETPSADLFTLRARLHHQLRQPMLCYYDLKSALKLNPSCPEARALLEMMEQGAERARQQAVTKAVEGELSDALAKITTALELNPENAQHYLFRVQYDVSPPFAAITASTLLGRLSTRFRSVFMGIFDHSSRSTFVRSHTDFGREGLALSLRSNSSQRCSIGLRSGLCAGQSSSSTPDSVIHVFMDLALCTGAQSCWKRKGPAPNCSHNVGSMELSKMSWYAEAFRVPFTGTKGPSPAPEKQPHTIIPPPPNFTLGTMQSDKNRSPGNRQTQTRPSDCQMEKRDSSLQRTRLHCSRVQWRRALHHCIRRFALHLVMYGLDAAARPWKPIP, encoded by the exons ATGAGTTCGAAAAACCTGTGCGAG ATGGATGACTCAAAGAAATCAGAGCCAAAATGCCCATCTTCTCAACAACATGCACTCCAGAAACTCTTTTCAGAGACTTCAGAGGTCAAGCAGAGCAGACATTTGTGTGGTGACCTTATCATAAAGGACAAAGCAAATACTCA TTATCAAGCAGGTATAAAGGCTGTAGATCAGCTAGAGTTTGAGAGGGCTGTCATTTGCTTCACAAAAGCCATAACACTACAAACAGAACAG ACTCAGCTTTATGTAGCGAGAGCAGAGGCCTATCTTCAGCTGTGCGACTTCAAGTCTGCAGCCCTCGATTATAAGCATGCCTGCAACCTGGAACCACAGAAAAAGGCCCATTTTCATCGCCTTGCCTTTGTTTATTACCTGCAG GGCCAGTGTTATTGTGACCGGGGAATGTTCCTTGAGGCTTTGCAGTCTTTTGCTAAGGCAGTTGAACTGAAGCCTGACTTTAGACCTTATCACATGAGAAG CTTGGCATGTCTGACCGCACTGGGTCGTTACTCTGACGCTATGCGACTGGTCACTAACTGGCTCGAGAGTGAAACTCCATCAGCCGACCTCTTCACGCTTAGAGCACGTTTACACCACCAACTCAGACAG CCCATGCTATGTTACTATGACCTAAAGTCGGCTCTGAAGCTTAATCCGAGCTGTCCGGAGGCGCGGGCCTTGCTGGAGATGATGGAGCAGGGAGCCGAGCGCGCTCGCCAGCAGGCAGTGACTAAAGCTGTGGAGGGAGAGCTGTCTGATGCCCTGGCAAAGATTACCACAGCTCTAGAGCTGAACCCTGAAAATGCGCAACATTACCTTTTTAG ggttcaatatgacgtcagtccaccctttgcagctataacagcttcaactcttctgggaaggctgtccacaaggtttaggagtgtgtttatgggaatttttgaccattcttccagaagcacatttgtgaggtcacacactgactttggacgagaaggcctggctctcagtctccgctctaattcatcccaaaggtgttctatcgggttgaggtcaggactctgtgcaggccagtcaagttcatccacaccagactctgtcatccatgtctttatggaccttgctttgtgcactggtgcacagtcatgttggaagaggaaggggccagctccaaactgttcccacaatgttgggagcatggaattgtccaaaatgtcttggtatgctgaagcattcagagttcctttcactggaactaaggggccaagcccagctcctgaaaaacaaccccacaccataatcccccctccaccaaactttacacttggcacaatgcagtcagacaagaaccgttctcctggcaaccgccaaacccagactcgtccatcagattgccagatggagaagcgcgattcgtcactccagagaacgcgtctccactgctctagagtccagtggcggcgtgctttacaccactgcatccgacgctttgcattgcacttggtgatgtatggcttggatgcagctgctcggccatggaaacccattccatga
- the mymk gene encoding protein myomaker isoform X1, producing MGALIAKMLLPTISSLVFLPAASVATKRGFHMEAMVYFFTMFFTSIYHACDGPGLSVLCFMKYEILEYFSVYGTSVSIWVTLLALGDFEEPKRSTLTMFGVLTSAVRIYQDRWGYGIYSGPIGTAVLMITVKWLQKMKEKKGLYPDKSVYTQQVGPGCCFGALALMLRFYFEEWDYAYVHSFYHLSLAVSFVLLLPKKNRYAGTGRNVAKLNCYTLCCCTSQPPVKANARTIWTTPQKPWMRVCRPGLPFHHSQPRTM from the exons ATGGGAGCCCTTATTGCTAAGATGTTGCTGCCTACCATCAGCAGTTTGGTGTTTCTACCTGCAGCTAGTGTTGCCACAAAAAGAGGCTTCCACATGGAGGCCATGGTCTACTTCTTTACGATGTTCTTCACATCG ATCTACCATGCATGTGATGGACCAGGCCTGTCTGTTCTGTGCTTCATGAAATATGAGATTTTGGAGTACTTCAGCGTTTATGGTACATCAGTCTCGATATGGGTTACATTATTAG CTCTAGGAGATTTCGAAGAGCCTAAGCGCTCCACACTCACCATGTTTGGAGTGCTTACCTCTGCTGTGAGGATATACCAGGACCGCTGGGGCTACGGGATCTACTCTGGCCCCATCGGCACAGCTGTGCTCATGATCACAGTCaaatgg ttacaaaaaatgaaagaaaaaaagggccTGTACCCAGACAAAAGTGTGTACACTCAGCAAGTGGGACCAGGATGCTGCTTTGGAGCCCTGGCTTTGATGCTTCGCTTCTATTTTGAG GAGTGGGACTATGCTTATGTGCACAGTTTTTACCACCTGTCACTGGCAGTGTCCTTCGTACTTCTGCTTCCGAAGAAGAACCGCTATGCGGGGACGGGACGCAATGTAGCCAAACTCAACTGCTACACACTCTGCTGCTGT ACATCGCAACCGCCGGTAAAAGCGAATGCTCGTACCATTTGGACGACACCCCAAAAGCCCTGGATGCGGGTATGCAGACCTGGCCTTCCATTTCACCACTCTCAGCCACGCACAATGTAA
- the lcn15 gene encoding lipocalin-15 isoform X1, whose product MLLAVAVLSSIVLWTHSFNSSDILPQADFDLERIQHLIKQPSWTLAASVNLVTLAEACEWFRVGFAYDHPIVIKYRSKMLISKGQLIANENGGANLTMWTMNSQKTCDLSLYAYEKTELPGVFTYFSQRHKIEKDITVVETNYTDYGLVLKYKDMNKDYTQLALYGRKPELRPEVVEHFRSFALSIGFPEEAIATPAIVDPCPLPESSNMTELLD is encoded by the exons ATGTTGCTGGCTGTGGCGGTTCTGAGCAGCATAGTGCTATGGACGCACTCATTCAACTCCTCTGATATTCTGCCCCAGGCAGATTTTGACCTCGAAAGG ATTCAGCACTTGATCAAACAACCCTCTTGGACTTTAGCTGCATCTGTAAACCTTGTCACTCTGGCAGAGGCCT GTGAATGGTTTCGTGTTGGCTTTGCCTATGACCACCCAATAGTTATTAAATACAGAAGCAAAATGCTAATCTCAAAAGGTCAACTGATTGCTAATGAAAATGGAGGAGCCAACCTTACCATGTGGACCATGAATAG CCAAAAGACATGTGATCTAAGTTTGTATGCATATGAGAAGACAGAGCTTCCTGGAGTTTTCACTTATTTCAGTCAAC GGCACAAGATTGAAAAGGACATTACAGTGGTGGAGACGAACTACACTGACTATGGACTCGTCCTGAAATATAAGGACATGAACAAAGACTACACTCAGCTGGCTCTCTATG GACGAAAGCCAGAACTCAGGCCGGAGGTGGTAGAACATTTTAGATCATTTGCCTTGTCTATTGGGTTTCCTGAGGAGGCCATCGCTACACCAGCTATTGTGG ACCCATGCCCTCTTCCAGAGTCAAG TAATATGACCGAATTGCTGGACTAG
- the lcn15 gene encoding lipocalin-15 isoform X2, which yields MLLAVAVLSSIVLWTHSFNSSDILPQADFDLERFTGEWFRVGFAYDHPIVIKYRSKMLISKGQLIANENGGANLTMWTMNSQKTCDLSLYAYEKTELPGVFTYFSQRHKIEKDITVVETNYTDYGLVLKYKDMNKDYTQLALYGRKPELRPEVVEHFRSFALSIGFPEEAIATPAIVDPCPLPESSNMTELLD from the exons ATGTTGCTGGCTGTGGCGGTTCTGAGCAGCATAGTGCTATGGACGCACTCATTCAACTCCTCTGATATTCTGCCCCAGGCAGATTTTGACCTCGAAAGG TTTACAGGTGAATGGTTTCGTGTTGGCTTTGCCTATGACCACCCAATAGTTATTAAATACAGAAGCAAAATGCTAATCTCAAAAGGTCAACTGATTGCTAATGAAAATGGAGGAGCCAACCTTACCATGTGGACCATGAATAG CCAAAAGACATGTGATCTAAGTTTGTATGCATATGAGAAGACAGAGCTTCCTGGAGTTTTCACTTATTTCAGTCAAC GGCACAAGATTGAAAAGGACATTACAGTGGTGGAGACGAACTACACTGACTATGGACTCGTCCTGAAATATAAGGACATGAACAAAGACTACACTCAGCTGGCTCTCTATG GACGAAAGCCAGAACTCAGGCCGGAGGTGGTAGAACATTTTAGATCATTTGCCTTGTCTATTGGGTTTCCTGAGGAGGCCATCGCTACACCAGCTATTGTGG ACCCATGCCCTCTTCCAGAGTCAAG TAATATGACCGAATTGCTGGACTAG
- the LOC131343021 gene encoding tetratricopeptide repeat protein 16 isoform X1, translating into MSSKNLCEMDDSKKSEPKCPSSQQHALQKLFSETSEVKQSRHLCGDLIIKDKANTHYQAGIKAVDQLEFERAVICFTKAITLQTEQTQLYVARAEAYLQLCDFKSAALDYKHACNLEPQKKAHFHRLAFVYYLQGQCYCDRGMFLEALQSFAKAVELKPDFRPYHMRSLACLTALGRYSDAMRLVTNWLESETPSADLFTLRARLHHQLRQPMLCYYDLKSALKLNPSCPEARALLEMMEQGAERARQQAVTKAVEGELSDALAKITTALELNPENAQHYLFRGILYRRLKDFTAAIEDLMLAVEFCDDGAKHPEGEKPEESKDLEQDAHVQLVLAYNDFAVQCFTQGFYSEATMLLTKAIHEQRDESGLFINRGDCFFRQKEWLFALADYQQAEELDPKNTAICLRLAVIHNTLGLHSYENLNFQDAADKFSLAIKYNPGVSQYYGNRVKALFKLQRMEEATQDAVSALILDPANDELVPLLLRLFPGCSLSDVISSGMAQTVKAQLMERIQTWKLASFPVSRLSNKLERTVLRHDTDSQAKTDSVSASSREDVEGRFQPVEYTQDPVRSKEQVSDVVKKLLHQRQSLSYTGPRIAPLCITHHSEPAARTSKPPYSWRNFGGLGLNC; encoded by the exons ATGAGTTCGAAAAACCTGTGCGAG ATGGATGACTCAAAGAAATCAGAGCCAAAATGCCCATCTTCTCAACAACATGCACTCCAGAAACTCTTTTCAGAGACTTCAGAGGTCAAGCAGAGCAGACATTTGTGTGGTGACCTTATCATAAAGGACAAAGCAAATACTCA TTATCAAGCAGGTATAAAGGCTGTAGATCAGCTAGAGTTTGAGAGGGCTGTCATTTGCTTCACAAAAGCCATAACACTACAAACAGAACAG ACTCAGCTTTATGTAGCGAGAGCAGAGGCCTATCTTCAGCTGTGCGACTTCAAGTCTGCAGCCCTCGATTATAAGCATGCCTGCAACCTGGAACCACAGAAAAAGGCCCATTTTCATCGCCTTGCCTTTGTTTATTACCTGCAG GGCCAGTGTTATTGTGACCGGGGAATGTTCCTTGAGGCTTTGCAGTCTTTTGCTAAGGCAGTTGAACTGAAGCCTGACTTTAGACCTTATCACATGAGAAG CTTGGCATGTCTGACCGCACTGGGTCGTTACTCTGACGCTATGCGACTGGTCACTAACTGGCTCGAGAGTGAAACTCCATCAGCCGACCTCTTCACGCTTAGAGCACGTTTACACCACCAACTCAGACAG CCCATGCTATGTTACTATGACCTAAAGTCGGCTCTGAAGCTTAATCCGAGCTGTCCGGAGGCGCGGGCCTTGCTGGAGATGATGGAGCAGGGAGCCGAGCGCGCTCGCCAGCAGGCAGTGACTAAAGCTGTGGAGGGAGAGCTGTCTGATGCCCTGGCAAAGATTACCACAGCTCTAGAGCTGAACCCTGAAAATGCGCAACATTACCTTTTTAG AGGGATACTGTACCGCAGACTGAAAGATTTCACTGCTGCTATAGAGGATCTGATGCTTGCTGTGGAGTTCTGTGATGATGGAGCAAAACATCCCGAGGGGGAAAAGCCCGAGGAGTCTAAGGATCTGGAACAAGATGCTCATGTCCAACTAGTGCTCGCTTACAATGATTTCGCGGTCCAGTGCTTCACCCAAGGCTTCTACAGCGAGGCCACCATGCTTCTCACGAAAGCCATCCATGAGCAGAGAGATGAGAGTGGGCTCTTTATTAACCGAGGAG ACTGTTTCTTTAGGCAGAAGGAGTGGCTTTTTGCCCTGGCTGACTACCAGCAGGCTGAGGAGTTGGACCCCAAAAATACAGCCATTTGCCTTCGTTTGGCTGTTATTCACAACACACTGGGCCTGCACAGTTATGAGAACCT GAATTTTCAGGACGCAGCAGACAAGTTTTCTCTGGCCATCAAGTACAACCCTGGTGTATCTCAGTACTATGGGAATCGGGTTAAGGCTCTCTTCAAGCTGCAGCGTATGGAGGAAGCCACACAGGATGCTGTCAGTGCTCTCATCTTAGACCCTGCTAATGATGAG CTCGTCCCTCTGCTGCTCAGACTTTTCCCAGGCTGCTCTCTGTCAGATGTCATATCCAGTGGCATGGCTCAAACAGTCAAAGCTCAGCTGATGGAGCGGATCCAGACCTGGAAACTAGCAAGCTTTCCTGTGTCAAG ACTCTCCAATAAGCTTGAGAGGACAGTCCTCAGACACGACACTGACAGCCAGGCGAAAACAGACTCTGTAAGTGCCTCAAGCAGAGAGGATGTGGAGGGGAGATTTCAACCTGTTGAATACACGCAAGATCCGGTCAGGAGCAAGGAACAG GTGAGTGACGTAGTGAAGAAGCTCCTGCATCAGAGGCAGTCTCTAAGTTACACTGGACCTCGCATTGCCCCGCTTTGCATCACACACCACTCGGAGCCGGCAGCTCGCACTTCTAAACCTCCATACTCCTGGAGGAACTTTGGAGGCTTGGGCCTTAACTGCTAA
- the nrarpb gene encoding notch-regulated ankyrin repeat-containing protein B — MSQADVSCSARQRVFQEALRKGNTAELHSLLRGMTNCEFNVNSFGPEGQTALHQSVIDGNLELVKLLVKFGADVRLANRDGWSALHMAAFGGHQDIALYLITRAKYSSGAL, encoded by the coding sequence ATGAGCCAGGCGGACGTGAGCTGCTCGGCGCGTCAGCGCGTCTTCCAGGAAGCCCTGCGCAAAGGCAACACGGCGGAGCTGCACTCTCTGCTGCGCGGCATGACCAACTGCGAGTTCAACGTGAACTCGTTCGGACCCGAGGGTCAGACGGCGCTGCACCAGTCCGTCATCGACGGAAACCTCGAGCTGGTCAAGTTGCTGGTGAAGTTCGGCGCAGACGTGCGCCTGGCGAACCGGGATGGCTGGAGCGCGCTGCACATGGCGGCTTTCGGAGGCCACCAGGACATCGCACTCTACCTCATCACGAGGGCCAAGTACTCA
- the slc2a8 gene encoding solute carrier family 2, facilitated glucose transporter member 8 gives MNHEEESRPLLAEEVTEQGAEDRSETDAYLDKVKNGKLYMATFAAVLGPLSFGFVLGYSSPAIPDLQRIPDPRLRLTVEEASWFGSVVTIGAGLGGLLGGWVVDKIGRKLSLMFCALPFIFGFTIIIAAQNHWMLYVGRVLTGVASGVTSLVVPLYISETSHERVRGTMGSCVQLMVVIGIMGAYVTGLFLDWGWLAVTSSIPPTLMLVCMCFMPETPRYLLSRGKRREAEDALRFLRGQDTPVEWECARIEAASRYEDGSLSLADLKDPGVFKPLGVGIMMMLLQQFTGINAIMFYAETIFEQAHFQNGNVASVIVGATQVIFTAVAALIMDRAGRKVLLILSGVAMCVSEATFGIYFKLSVTKHSNATLFSTIMEAQDAVSEAAHADLSWLALTSMGIFITGFALGWGPIPWLVMSEIFPTKVRGLGSAVCVLTNWTCAFIVTKTFQNITDLITSAGTFWMFSCICALNVIFTVFFVPETKGKTLEEIQSHFKGTHSH, from the exons ATGAATCATGAAGAGGAGTCGAGGCCTCTTCTGGCAGAGGAGGTTACTGAACAGGGAGCAGAGGACAGGTCCGAAACTGATGCCTATCTGGA caAAGTGAAAAATGGGAAGCTGTACATGGCCACGTTTGCAGCTGTTCTTGGTCCGCTCAGCTTTGGCTTCGTGCTTGGCTACAGCTCTCCTGCTATACCAGATCTGCAGCGAATCCCTGACCCAAGGCTCAGACTTACTGTTGAAGAAGCTTCGTGgtttggg TCTGTGGTGACGATTGGAGCCGGTCTCGGAGGTCTGCTGGGAGGCTGGGTGGTGGATAAGATTGGCCGGAAGCTGAGTCTCATGTTTTGTGCTTTGCCATTCATTTTCGgtttcaccatcatcattgcTGCTCAAAACCACTGGATGCTGTATGTGGGACGGGTGCTTACCGGTGTAGCCAGTGGAGTTACATCTCTTGTTGTGCCT CTCTACATCTCAGAAACATCTCATGAGCGTGTACGAGGAACAATGGGCTCCTGTGTGCAGCTCATGGTGGTGATCGGAATCATGGGAGCCTATGTTACTG GTCTGTTCCTGGACTGGGGATGGCTGGCCGTCACCTCCTCCATTCCCCCTACGCTGATGCTGGTGTGTATGTGCTTTATGCCAGAGACTCCACGCTACCTGCTGTCTCGGGGGAAGAGGAGAGAAGCAGAAGACGCACTGCGCTTCCTTAGAGGACAAGACACGCCAGTCGAGTGGGAATGTGCCAGGATAGAAGCAGCCTCTCGATATGAG GACGGAAGTCTCAGTCTGGCTGATCTGAAAGACCCTGGTGTGTTTAAACCTTTAGGAGTGGGCATCATGATGATGCTCTTGCAGCAGTTTACAGGCATCAACGCCATCATGTTCTATGCAGAAACTATATTTGAACAAGCTCACTTCCAG AATGGCAATGTTGCGTCAGTGATTGTAGGAGCCACTCAGGTGATCTTCACAGCAGTCGCTGCTCTAATCATGGATCGAGCAGGAAGAAAAGTTCTGCTCATCCTGTCAG GTGTTgccatgtgtgtgagtgaagcaaCGTTTGGTATTTATTTCAAGTTGTCTGTGACAAAGCACAGTAACGCCACGCTGTTCAGCACAATCATGGAAGCCCAGGATGCAGTCAGTGAAGCGGCACATGCTGATCTGTCCTGGCTCGCACTTACTAGCATGGGCATTTTTATAACAG GTTTTGCACTGGGTTGGGGGCCTATACCATGGCTCGTGATGTCTGAGATTTTTCCCACCAAAGTTCGAGGGCTCggaagtgctgtgtgtgtactcactaaCTGGACCTGCGCCTTCATCGTCACCAAAACCTTCCAGAATATCACG GATCTCATAACCAGTGCAGGGACGTTCTGGATGTTCTCGTGTATCTGTGCCCTCAATGTCATCTTCACTGTCTTCTTTGTCCCGGAGACTAAAGGCAAAACACTGGAAGAGATTCAGTCACATTTTAAAGGAACTCACTCTCACTAA